The genomic window TTATTTAACATTACAATTCTCCCATCTGGGGTAGTTGTTATTACTCCCTCGCTAATTGATTGTAATGTAATCTGTAATAATTCTTGTTCTTTATGTAAAGCTTCTGTAGCTTCTTTCCTAATAACAGTATCCCATATAGAATCAAAAAGTAATTTCAACTGTATTGCATCTTCCTCGGTATAATCATCTTTTTTATTAGCCATTCCAACAATAGCAACAATATTGTTATTATTAATTACTGGTATAGACAAGAAATTATTAAGCTTAATATGTTCTTTGGGATATCCTTTTTTTAATGGATGAGGAGCTTGGAAATTATTGACAATAATAGGTTTTTGTTGTCTAATTGCTTCTCCCCATATTCCACCATGCTCAAGTGTAAATCTATCTTTATTAATAAAACAGTTTTCAATAGTTTTATCAGAGTAAGAGTTTAAAAATAGTTCGCCTGAATCGTTATACAAGAAAATATAACCATAGGTACTGTTTAACATAGTAATACTTTCATTAAGAGTATAGTTTAACAAATCACCAGATGATTCAGATTTATATTGCAAAATCTTAACAATGCTTTTATATCGTTCTTTGTTTTTTTCTATTTTTTCAAGTAATAATTGGTTATCCGTAATATCTCTTGCTGCTGCATAAATATAGTGGTTTTTATACGGTTGGGATTTCCATTCAATATATCGGTATGATCCATCTTTTGATATATATCTATTAACAAAGTTTGTGATTGTTTGATTGTCGGCTAATCTGGATATGGCGTTTATGGTGGCATCAATATCTTCTGGATGAACGAATTCTAAAAATGTTCTTTTCTCTAACTCAGACTTTGTATAGCCCAAAATATCTTCCCAAGCTTTATTAACTTTAATAAAATTACCATCTGTATCAGCTATGCAAAGTAAATCAGGTGTGATGCTAAAAAATCTCTCAAGCTCATTTGATTTATTCATTAACTGTATTTCTGCTTTCTTTTGTTTAGTTATATCTTTACTTGAACCCACAATATAGTTTATTGTATCATTTTCCAAAATTGGAGTAAGTGTAGTTAAAAATATAATATTCCCATCTGCAAACGATATGCATTCTTCAAAAGTTATAGTTTTTTTTTGTTCCACACAGTTTTTATAATGTTCTGTTAAAATTTTAGCTGTGTCACTTTCAAAAGCTTCAAAAGGGGTTTTCTCACATATTTCATCTTGGGTAATCCCCAATAACTTTTCTGTTTTAGCATTTATAGTTATAAATTTAAAATTTTCATCTTTTGTATAACTTAATAAAAATAAGGCATCTTGGGTTTTATTAAAAACTGTTTCGTATTCTTTTATTATAGTTTCTTTATTTTTACTAACGGTATCATAAAATATAGAAGCATTTTCTAAACCTTTAGTTTTTTCATAATTATCACACTTCAAAGAACCCTCCCCTTTATTACTTTTTAATATCCAACACTGGACTAGTTATATATTTCCATTTAATAGAAAATATTTCCTGCAAATTTAAGTGTGAAAAAATTCTTTATCAAAAAAGGAAGCATAGGGACGGTTCTTTTGCTTCCTTTTTTGTGGTAAGATATAACAAAATTAATTGGGGGGGGAGGTCAAAAAGTGCCACGTCAACCTAGAGTCAAAAGTGAAAGCGGGATATATCATGTAATGTTACGCGGAGTAAGGAAACAAGATATTTTTCATGATGACGAGGACTGCTTAAGATTTCTTACTACAATCAAAAGATACAAAAAGCAGTCACAGATAAATGTATATGGATGGTGTCTAATGGGAAACCATGTACATTTGCTATTGAAAGAAGGTAATGAAAATATAAGTACAACAATGAAAAGAATAGGGGTAAGTTATGTCTGGTTTTATAACCAAAAATATAAAACAGTAGGTCACTTATTTCAAGATAGATACAAAAGTGAACAAATTGAGACTGATGAGTATTTATTAACGGTAATTCGCTATATACACCAAAATCCCGTAAAAGCAGGTTTTGCAAAAACACCAGCGAGTTGGAGATGGAGTAGTTGTTTTGGTTATTATGGAAAAGAATACGAACCAGTTGCACTACTTGATGACCAATTAATATTAGGTTTATTTGCACATAATCAAACTGTAGCAAGAGATGAATTTAAGGATTTTAATGAAATAAAAAATGATGACCAATGTCTTGATGATAAATATATTAAAAAATTAACTGATGAAGAAGCTTTACAGGAAATAAACAAATTACAGTTAGGGTTAGATTTAGAAGCAATAAAAAAATTACCAAAAACAAAACGAAACGTAATTATATCTCAAATTAAAACTATTGAAGGATTAACCCAAAGGCAAATAGCTCGAATTCTTAATATATCGGAAAATGTAATTTTTAAAGCTTAAAAAAGGAAGCAAAAGAACCGTCCCTATGCTTCCTTTATATGGGGAGGGTAAAGCATGGAGTCTGCACTAGCGGCAATGGCTCAGTATTTTGGTTACCAAGATTTTAAACCAGGACAAAGAGAGATAATAGATGGAATTTTAGATTCTCGTGATGTTATAGGTGTGATGCCTACAGGTGGAGGAAAATCACTTTGCTATCAATTACCGGGTTTGGTTTTATCCGGGATAACTTTGGTGATATCTCCTTTGATTGCATTAATGAAGGATCAAGTAGATGCACTTAATAATCAAGGGGTACCTGCATCTTTTATTAATAGTTCATTGAACTTAAGTGAAATACAAGCACGCTTAAAGCTAGCATATAATGGTGAAGTTAAACTATTATATATTGCTCCAGAACGCTTAGATTCAAAAGACTTTACTAGATTACTTTATAACCTTCCTATTTCTTTAATAGCAATTGATGAAGCGCATTGTGTATCACAATGGGGGCATGATTTTAGACCAAGTTATTTAAATATTAGATCATGGATTGAAGCAATGAAAAATCGACCAGTGGTAGCAGCTTTTACTGCTACGGCTACTACTCGTGTACGTCAAGATATTATAGAAAACTTAGGGCTTAAACAGCCTAAAACTATAATTAATAGCTTTAATCGCCCTAATCTTTACTTTGCCGTTAATAAGGGAGTAGATCGAATAAGGTATATTAGTAATTATATAGATAAGCATCCTAATCAGTCAGGGATAATTTATGCTGCAACACGTAAAGAGGTTGAAAATATTTTTGAACAACTACTAACAAAAAATTATTCGGTAGCAAAATACCATGCAGGTTTAAAAACTGAAGAAAGAACTAAAAATCAAGAAGACTTTTTACATGATCGTATTAAAGTAATGATAGCAACAAATGCATTTGGCATGGGGATAGATAAATCAAATATTAGTTTTGTTATTCACCATAACATGCCCAGGCACCTAGAAGCTTACTATCAAGAAGCTGGTCGTGCAGGACGTGATGGGCAACCGGCAGAATGCATTCTTTTATACCATCCTTCAGACATACAAATACAAAAATATTTTATAGAAAATGCAAACTTAGCCGAAAAAAGAAAAATATCGGAATACGAAAAACTAAAAAACATAATTGATTACTGTCATAGTCCCCGTTGTCTAAGGGAAAACATATTGAAATATTTCGGTGAATTAAGTACAAGTGATAATTGCGATAATTGTGCTAATTGTAAAGAGCAGGAAATAGTGGATATTACCATAGAAGCACAAAAGATTTTCTCTTGTATAATTAGAATGAGAGAACAATATGGCAGCAAAATTATTGCTGCTGTTCTAAAAGGTTCCCAACAAAAAAGAGTATTTGAGCTAGGGTTTGAAAAATTGTCGACTTATGGAATTATGAATAACCTCACAATGCCTCAAATTACCGAGTATATTAACATTCTAGCTGCTGAGGATTTTTTAACCATTACTAATGGGCAATACCCAGTAGTTAAAATGAAATCAAAAGCCTTACCAGTACTTAGAGGACAAGAGAAAATTCTTATTAGACGTCCAAAAGCAACTGAGACTACAGTTTATGAAAACGAACTTTTTGAAGCACTTCGTAATTTGCGTCAGGAAATAGCGCAACAACAAGGTGTTCCACCTTATGTTATATTTGCAGACAAAACATTGTGGGAAATGTGTGAGTATCTACCCCTCAATGTAGAAGCTATGTTATGTATTAATGGAGTAGGTCAAGTAAAATTTGAAAGATATGGTGAAAAATTTTTAGAAATCATAAAAAATTATACAGAAGCTAACTTACAAGGTTCAATTGAAAATTCTCAAAACAATGACACCTCAATAGAATCAACTAATTCTAAAACCAAAAAGAAAACTAAAGAATCTAAAACTCCAACTCATGTACTATCATGGCAGATGTACCAAGAAGGTAAAAGTTTATCAGATATATCAAAAGTACGGGAATTAAAAATTACAACCATAGAAGAGCATATTATAAAAGCTGTTCAAAATGGCTATAGTGTGGAATGGTACGATTTTATTACTCCTGAAACTGAAGCAAAAGTTTTAGAAAAGGTCAACACCATAGGAGTTGAAAAATTAAAGCCAATTAAAGAGTCTTTACCTGATAAAATAAGTTATTTTGATATTAAGATTGCACTCTTAAAAAATGAACTAAAAAAATAAGCTGTTAGCTATTTGCTAACAGCTTAAGGAAGCAAAAGAACCGTCCCCGTGCTTCCTATTGATCGTAGATTTTTACTTCTACTTCTCTGATACCCCATTCATAGGCTTCTTCTTTGGTCCACATAAATACATCTATTCTATTTCCCTTTATTGCGCCACCTTGGTCAGCAGCAATACCTTCTCCATAACCTTCGATGTAAAGTTTTGTTTCCATTGGTATAACATCTGGGTCTACAGCTACAATTCCTCTATCAAGAGGCAGTCCTATATATGAGGGATAACCACCCCACGGATAATTTTCTTCGTGGCAATCAGTATAAGCAGTTGCTACCATGGTCATTGTTCTATACCCAGGTTCTTCATTGGTTGGTTTTTCTTTAACTTTTTTAGGTGTATCATCAGCTACTATTTCCTCTGGATTATTTACGGGTTGTTCATTATTTTTATTGTCTGTACTTGTAGGTAAATCTTTTTTCTCTTTCTCTTCACTAGTTTCTACTTCTTTTTCATCATTTTTGTTGTTATTAATTTCTTCATCCTTATTTGCTAGGATAGTTTCCTCATTGTCTTGTGGAATATTATCGCCATTCTTAGAAGCAAGGTTTTCATATGCTAATGTTGTTCCTAGTATAAAGATAACCAATAAAATACCAATATAAATATGATTTTTTTTATTCAACTTTATCACTCCTTTAAACCTATACAACAAGGTTAATTACCCCTGCATAAGGCATGCCTAAGTTTAAAGGATTAATTGGTCAAGCTCAATGTTTTAATATTGATACCTATTGGTTTATTTAAGAACTAGCTTTTTATTTTAACTAAGGTGATGTAAATTCATAAAAGAACTTAATGATACTTAAATATTTTATTTATAACCAATAAAAACCAAGGCAAGCAAGACTACTCTAATTTGGCTTTAACATTTTTGATCAATAGATGCATTGATCCTAACATCATTTCTTTAGGATAAAGAGCAAGAGCACCTTTTATGTATATGTTATACATCTCTTCTGCTAACTCTTGTTCACTATAACCATCTTTTAATTTATTACTTATTGTATCAAATGCTTCATAGGCAGCTTTTAGGCTCTCCTGGTAGAAGGAGTTTACTGCATTGCCTGTAGGTATATCTCCATGAGCAACTCCTAGTACTTGGGTTGGATATGATTTTAGCCTATTTATAGTATTTAAATAAGTATCATAATCTTGGAAAAATACTGGAGAAAACTTTCCATCTTCTGCTTTATAGCCAGTTGCATCAGATACAAACATAACTTTATCATTAGCTAAATAAGCTGATATCGAACAAGGACTGTGACCTGGAGTTTCAAGTATTTCTAGAGTTAATTCATTATCTAGATTAATACAATCACCATCTTTTACTATCATATCTACATTAATTTCTTCTATGTCTCTACTAACTGGTTTATTTTCTAATAGTTCATTTTTTATATAAGAATCTGTAGTTATACTGTCACCTTGGAACATAGCTTTAACAATACGCTCTTTTGAAAGGAGTTTTTTACATACCTCACTAGCTACAACTTTAGCATCAGGAAATAGTTCTTTTAAAGAAGGAATACCACAAACATGGTCAAAATGTGAATGCATTGCAAGAATATATTTAATATTAGGCTTTTCTTGTAGTTGAACCCAGTCTTTTTTAAATAGTTCAACACCAGCACTAATTCCACATTCAATAATTGCAGCTTCTTTATTACCCACTATGTAATAATTTAAAAAACCATTACCTAGGACAATAACATTATCTGAAATTCTTTTCATTTAAAAAACCTCCTAACGTGATTAGTATTCTATTATAGATTATTACCAAGGCTGAAACATTAAACCTACTTAAATGTTATTTAACCATAGTTAAACTATTTTGACAATTTTTTACCCCAAGTAAATGTGGTTAGTTTTATGTGCATATTATTAATCACTAAAGCAAAAGAATAAATTGATAACTTAAATAAGGGGGTAGTTAGATGGCTCATGAAAGCAATGAATACCAAACAGCCACTTTTGCCGGAGGATGTTTTTGGTGTATGGTTGAACCTTTTAAAAAGTTAGAGGGTGTTATAGATGTAATTAGTGGTTATACAGGGGGGCATGTTAAAAATCCTGATTACGAAGATGTAACAACAGGTTATTCTGGGCACTATGAATCAGTTCAAGTTATTTATGACCCAGCCAAAATAAACTATTCAGATTTGTTAGATGTTTTTTGGAGACAAATTGACCCAACTGATGAATTTGGCCAGTTTGGTGATAGAGGGGACCAGTATAGAACAGCAATTTTTTATCACGATGAGGAACAAAGGGAAGTTGCTAAAAAATCGAAAAATAGGTTAGAAGAATTAAATTTATTTAATTATCCTATTGCTACAGAAATAATAGCTGCTCAGCCTTTTTATAAGGCAGAAGAACACCACCAAAATTATTATGCAAAAAATTCGGGTCATTATGAATTTTACAAAAAAGGATCTGGAAGAGAAGATTTTATTAACAAAGCATGGGGAAACATTGATGAAAAATTAGAGGAATTAAATGAACATCGGTTTTTGGTCACACAAAAAAATGAAACTGAAAAACCATATAAATATTGGGATAATTGATTTTAGTTACTTATTAGATTTTTGCAAAAACTGATACATAAAACTGTATCAGTTTTATACAAATCTAAACATTTGGTAAAGGTTCGTCTGACAATGGAGTTGATAGTTCTTCAGTACGAATTTTCCACTGTAGTTTAATTAATTCATCTCCATCTAGTACTTTGATTTGGTATTCAGGTGGTAGCTTATTTATGTACTCTCTAGAGCGATCGGATACTTTGCTGGTTGTCATTATTATTCCTTTTCTTATGCCATCTCCAACCATAGCCCCAACCAGTTTCTGTATAATATCTCGAGATATTTCGTTATAATAAATACCTTTATAAGCATATCTTTTACATTCTACATATACTTTTTCACCATCTTTTTCACAGATAATATCTTTTCCTCCATCATAATGTTCCGTGGTTACTTCCACAGATGAATAATCTAGCTTTTCAAGAAAATTTGCACACCAAAGTTCAAACTCATAAGGTTCTAGGTTATATATATCTTTTTTGGACAATAGACCATATTTTAATTTTGTTTGGTTTTCTCGCCTATCAACTTCAGCCTTTATTAGGGTATAAGCTTTTTCAGCTAAATTTATAAAAATAATAGCTACAAATGATAGAAAGACAGCAGTAAAAACATTCATCTAATCACCTCATTAGTAGCCTTTACAATATTTTCTTATTTTATACAGTACCAACAATGAGATTTCATATGGCATGTTAACTACTAATAAAAAATACTGAGCAAAAGTGTTTAGAAATAATCTATATGTCCATAACCACATTAGGATCCATAAATAGAATTAAAAGAATTGCTACTGTAAAGCAGTATATTGCAAAATAAATAAGCTTACTGCGTTTTAAAAAATCAATAAGCCAAACTATTCCAATCCATGAAAAGATAAAAGTAACAACAAATGAGACTATAAGTGGACCTAATCCAATAACAGACCACATTTCATTAGATAAGTCACCGATTACTAAAACTGATGAACCTAATATAACTGGTATAGCTAGCAAAAAAGAGTACCTTACTGCTGTATCTCTAGATAAACCAACCCAAAGTCCAGTTACTAAAGTTGAACCTGATCGAGAGATGCCGGGTAAAACTGCTAATGTTTGTCCCAAACCGACAATAATAGAATCTAGATATGTCATATTTTCAATTCTTCTTTCACCATATTGGCGAAATCGTTCAATAATAATAAGAAAAGTACCTGTTATCATTAAGGAAACTCCGATAAATGTAGGTGTTTTCATGGCATCTTGAATTACGCCCTTTAATACTATGCCTAGTGTTCCGGTTATAATAGTGGCTATTAAAATATAAATGCCAAACATAAATTGTGTACGATGGTTAGCTGACTTGTTAATTAAATAAGCAAAAAAACCAGTAACAACATTAATTAAATCCTTTCTGAAATAAATTATTACTGCTAATACTGAGGCTAAATGCAAATAAATTTCAAATGTTAAACCAGGAAAATGATAACCTAAAAGGTGTTCTGTAATAATTATATGGGCAGTACTTGATATAGGTAAAAATTCAGTAATACCTTGTACAATGCCAAAAATAATAGCTTCAATATAAGTCATTTAAAGTCTCCTTTATAACTATATTTATAAATTATCTCTAAAACAAATAAAAAATACAAGTAATATAAAAATTATAAAAACCTCTACATGCGTTGGGTTTAACACATAAGCCTAACATCGCATACCATAGAGTATATATAAAATTCTAGTTTAGCTTTTTGAAGTCAAATCAATTTTATATATTTGATTCTGCTGCAAAAAGTAACTGCAACAAACTTAAGGCTGAGCAAACATGTTTATCTAAGTCCTTAAGTAGCAAGGCGTGGTGCATAGATCACGGCTAAGTATAAATAAAAAATCATTTTAGATAATAAGTGCTAAGCTAAAATGAAGGTAAAGACCGATGAGTGGCGTGATAAACATGTTTGCTCAGCCGATTCCATACTCTAAGTTTAGCTTTTTGCAGTGGAATCATATTTATATAAATTATTTATGAGCAAAGGAGGTAAAATAATGATAAAGGTAGGTATTGACCCTGGTCATGGAGGAAGTGATTCAGGGGCAGTAGGGGTACGCGGGTATAGAGAAAAAGATATTGTTCTTTCTATAGCTAAAGAAGTTGAATCTCACCTGAAACAGAATTCTATAAAAACTGTAATGACTAGAACTGAAGATAAGTATGTTAGTCTTAATGAAAGAACTCGAATATTAAATGACTCTAAAGTAGATATCTGTCTTTCTATTCATGCTAATGCATCGACAAACCGAGATGCTGACTATATTTCTACATTTATTTATACAGCTAGAGGTGAAGCGGAATCTCTAGCTTATTTAATTCAAAAAGAAATGGTGAATGAATTAGGTTGGCAAGATGGTGGGGTTAGAATAAAAAATTTGCATATTTTAAGAGAGACAAACATGCCAGCTATATTATTAGAATGTGGATTTATAACTAATCTAAAACAAGAAAGAAAACTTATACAACAAGATACTAAAAAAAACTTAGCTAAGGCTATGGTTGCGGGAATTTTATCGCATTATAATTTGGCTCAAAATACTAAACCCCAAAATAGCGATTTACCTAGTAATAACAAAGATGAAATTAATCAAAAGATTAAAGAGTTTGAAAACAACTTGCTAAACAAGAAAAGAGAAACTGCTGAAAAAAACGAAACTATAAAACGTATACTAAATTTAGCTGAAAAATCCTTACAATAAAAAATGGCTCTTATTTAAATGAGCCATTTTTTATTAAAAAGGAGGGAGCGGCTAATCCATGGGGCCGCCTTCCCAATATTGCCTAATCTTTCGTAAAGCATATCCACCGAAATAAAGGCCATTAATAAATGCAATAGGTATTGCTAAAAAACCAAACCAATGAATTTTTTGTTTGTTGTCTTCTTTACCGTCTGTTGTTCTATATCTTGTCATAATAAAGCCCTCCTTTAGTTTAGTTTTAACTAAAAAGAGGGATTTATAATAGGTTTAATATCTCATCTTTTACTAATTAAGGAGGGATAGACTTTTAAAAACAAAAGATATAAAAGTGTGCCACCTAAAAATAGTATTAATATTACAGAAATGGTTTTTTCCATATATTAAACTACCTCCAATTAATCTCTTGTTTTTTATTATTGGCAAGCTTTATTATTATTCATACATATAACAGATTTCACCTGTTTTTCAAATAATGTTTGCAAAAAAATATTAGTCATCTAAGTTTTTTATTTGGTTTATCTCTTTTTCATTTAAAACACGAGTTATTAATATTCTTGTCATTTTTGATAAATCTACCTCATGTGGATTAGCAATTTTCAAACCATCATTTTTATATACAACTCTTATAATTGGTTTACTAGGTGTAGTTTTATTTATATCCACAACAATACCATAATCACCTGTGTTAAGTTGAACGATACTTCCTAAAGGATAAATTGCAATATTAGAAATTAAAGCATCAACACATTTTTCATCTAAATAAATGCCTTTCATCCTATTTAACACATCGATAGATTGCTTAATAGAATATGCAGGGCGGTAAGGTCTATCAGAAAGCAAAGCATCATATACATCAGCTACTCCCACAATACGAGCATATTCATGTATTTCTTCTCCTTGGAGTTTTCGTGGATAGCCATTACCATCCCAACGTTCATGATGTTGATAAGCTATATGAGCTGATAGTAAAGAGATATCATCATAATTTTTGAGTAATTTAAAACCATATTCGGCGTGCTTTTTAACTTCTTCAAATTCTTCTGGGGTTAAATCATCATTTTTTGTTAAAATTGATTTATCTACCTGTGTTTTACCAATATCATGAAGTAGTGCACCCATTCCTAATTCTTTAAGTTTAAGGTTATTATAACCCAAAGTCATAGCTGTCATTACTGAAAGTATACAAACATTAACCGAATGACCAAATGTATAATCATCAAATGCTCTTATATCTGTTAAATTAACTAATATATTTAGATTAGATAAAAGTTCGTCAATTATGTTATTAACAGTATTTTGTACTGACTTTATATTAATTTTACGTTCTTGTTCTATTAAATTAAAACCATCTTTTACAATTTTGGCTGTCTTTAATCTTGTTTGCTCGGATACTACATCAGGTGCGTTTTCTACATCACCAAATGCTTCATCAATAATATATACAGAGGCAATGCCCATCTGTTTTAAGCGCTGTATGTATGCCTCAGTTAATTTAATTCCAGCATTTATGAGAATACGGCTATCACTACTATAAATTCGTCTTGCTACTTCCATTCCAGGTTTTAAATTATCAATAAAAACTCTTCTCATATAAATATCACCTTATTTTGACATACAAAAAAATTATTAATGATGTAATTCTGTATACGATATCTAATTCCTCCCTTATTAATGACAAAAACAACTAATAATAGATATAAAAACCTTTAAACTAGCTTCAACATAATTTGCCTGTCGTTTGCTAACGTGGTAAATTACAATTAAGAAAAAAATTTATGGAGATCTAAATGGGAAAAAATAAAAAGAACAAGTTTCCAAGGGTTCTTCTTAAAAACCTAGTGCATGACATAAGAAAACTAATATCAAGTAATGAGGGTCGAATATTTATATTAGAGATTTTTGAAGAGGTTCCATTTGAACTTAGACCAAGTTTACTTGAAAGCTTATCGGCCTTTTATGAAAAAGAAATGGCCGAGTTTTTTCATCTGCTTATTATAGAGTATGGAAAAGAATGGAGTGCTATATGCAAACGTGCCTTAGAAAAATATGCTATGGCAGGAATAGAATTTAGTCCTCCAGTGTTTTCAAAAGGACGATTTTATAAAGCGTATGCAACAAAAACTAGACATACAGGAAAAACAAATGTTGATATAGCATGGAAAACAGATGATGGTTTTATTTATGTAGAAAGTATTTATTTAACGTATTCCTCAGATGGGATACACAGTTATTTTATTGATGAGAACTTTTCAATTTCGAAATTTAAAAAGGACAGAGAAGGGCTTAATGATTTAGTGGAAATTAACTTTGAAGAAGTGTGTTGCCTAATACAAGAGGCATATGGTTTTAATATGAGATCTATGACGCGTCCGGCTATAGGGAAGTTTTTATATCAAAAATACTTAGATCAAGAAGTTGGACTTACCCACACCGCAGAAGCTGAACTATTGCGTAAAGTATCAAGTGAATTAAGTCCAAAAGAATTAGTAAATAGCTTATTTTATGCTTTACGATACCAAGATTATAACTATATTTTTTC from Candidatus Syntrophocurvum alkaliphilum includes these protein-coding regions:
- a CDS encoding PAS domain S-box protein is translated as MKCDNYEKTKGLENASIFYDTVSKNKETIIKEYETVFNKTQDALFLLSYTKDENFKFITINAKTEKLLGITQDEICEKTPFEAFESDTAKILTEHYKNCVEQKKTITFEECISFADGNIIFLTTLTPILENDTINYIVGSSKDITKQKKAEIQLMNKSNELERFFSITPDLLCIADTDGNFIKVNKAWEDILGYTKSELEKRTFLEFVHPEDIDATINAISRLADNQTITNFVNRYISKDGSYRYIEWKSQPYKNHYIYAAARDITDNQLLLEKIEKNKERYKSIVKILQYKSESSGDLLNYTLNESITMLNSTYGYIFLYNDSGELFLNSYSDKTIENCFINKDRFTLEHGGIWGEAIRQQKPIIVNNFQAPHPLKKGYPKEHIKLNNFLSIPVINNNNIVAIVGMANKKDDYTEEDAIQLKLLFDSIWDTVIRKEATEALHKEQELLQITLQSISEGVITTTPDGRIVMLNNAAEKITGWQASEANDKDISSILKVVSKDHDKRFEKYKKFVTEDLDNYKILLDKNGNEKVVTYSIQPLNDTKEVNIGYVIVFNDVTNKLLFEKKLANLDRFNLIGEMASSIAHEIRNPMTSVRGYIQLLNSTDEFKDHKECFEIMLNEIDKANNIISEFLTLSKHKMLELKHQNLNNIISSLYPLIVSNASLLDLNVKLELKSIPDIMLDKNEIRKLFLNIVNNALEAMDIGTVTIKTYVEKNSVVLSVTDEGKGIDDIIKDKLFTPFATTKENGTGLGLPICYKIAERHNAIIRFNSDNNGTTFEVVFKDVK
- the msrA gene encoding peptide-methionine (S)-S-oxide reductase MsrA codes for the protein MAHESNEYQTATFAGGCFWCMVEPFKKLEGVIDVISGYTGGHVKNPDYEDVTTGYSGHYESVQVIYDPAKINYSDLLDVFWRQIDPTDEFGQFGDRGDQYRTAIFYHDEEQREVAKKSKNRLEELNLFNYPIATEIIAAQPFYKAEEHHQNYYAKNSGHYEFYKKGSGREDFINKAWGNIDEKLEELNEHRFLVTQKNETEKPYKYWDN
- a CDS encoding MBL fold metallo-hydrolase, with translation MKRISDNVIVLGNGFLNYYIVGNKEAAIIECGISAGVELFKKDWVQLQEKPNIKYILAMHSHFDHVCGIPSLKELFPDAKVVASEVCKKLLSKERIVKAMFQGDSITTDSYIKNELLENKPVSRDIEEINVDMIVKDGDCINLDNELTLEILETPGHSPCSISAYLANDKVMFVSDATGYKAEDGKFSPVFFQDYDTYLNTINRLKSYPTQVLGVAHGDIPTGNAVNSFYQESLKAAYEAFDTISNKLKDGYSEQELAEEMYNIYIKGALALYPKEMMLGSMHLLIKNVKAKLE
- a CDS encoding 3D domain-containing protein — translated: MNKKNHIYIGILLVIFILGTTLAYENLASKNGDNIPQDNEETILANKDEEINNNKNDEKEVETSEEKEKKDLPTSTDNKNNEQPVNNPEEIVADDTPKKVKEKPTNEEPGYRTMTMVATAYTDCHEENYPWGGYPSYIGLPLDRGIVAVDPDVIPMETKLYIEGYGEGIAADQGGAIKGNRIDVFMWTKEEAYEWGIREVEVKIYDQ
- a CDS encoding REP-associated tyrosine transposase encodes the protein MPRQPRVKSESGIYHVMLRGVRKQDIFHDDEDCLRFLTTIKRYKKQSQINVYGWCLMGNHVHLLLKEGNENISTTMKRIGVSYVWFYNQKYKTVGHLFQDRYKSEQIETDEYLLTVIRYIHQNPVKAGFAKTPASWRWSSCFGYYGKEYEPVALLDDQLILGLFAHNQTVARDEFKDFNEIKNDDQCLDDKYIKKLTDEEALQEINKLQLGLDLEAIKKLPKTKRNVIISQIKTIEGLTQRQIARILNISENVIFKA
- a CDS encoding restriction endonuclease encodes the protein MNVFTAVFLSFVAIIFINLAEKAYTLIKAEVDRRENQTKLKYGLLSKKDIYNLEPYEFELWCANFLEKLDYSSVEVTTEHYDGGKDIICEKDGEKVYVECKRYAYKGIYYNEISRDIIQKLVGAMVGDGIRKGIIMTTSKVSDRSREYINKLPPEYQIKVLDGDELIKLQWKIRTEELSTPLSDEPLPNV
- the uppP gene encoding undecaprenyl-diphosphatase UppP translates to MTYIEAIIFGIVQGITEFLPISSTAHIIITEHLLGYHFPGLTFEIYLHLASVLAVIIYFRKDLINVVTGFFAYLINKSANHRTQFMFGIYILIATIITGTLGIVLKGVIQDAMKTPTFIGVSLMITGTFLIIIERFRQYGERRIENMTYLDSIIVGLGQTLAVLPGISRSGSTLVTGLWVGLSRDTAVRYSFLLAIPVILGSSVLVIGDLSNEMWSVIGLGPLIVSFVVTFIFSWIGIVWLIDFLKRSKLIYFAIYCFTVAILLILFMDPNVVMDI
- the recQ gene encoding DNA helicase RecQ, translating into MESALAAMAQYFGYQDFKPGQREIIDGILDSRDVIGVMPTGGGKSLCYQLPGLVLSGITLVISPLIALMKDQVDALNNQGVPASFINSSLNLSEIQARLKLAYNGEVKLLYIAPERLDSKDFTRLLYNLPISLIAIDEAHCVSQWGHDFRPSYLNIRSWIEAMKNRPVVAAFTATATTRVRQDIIENLGLKQPKTIINSFNRPNLYFAVNKGVDRIRYISNYIDKHPNQSGIIYAATRKEVENIFEQLLTKNYSVAKYHAGLKTEERTKNQEDFLHDRIKVMIATNAFGMGIDKSNISFVIHHNMPRHLEAYYQEAGRAGRDGQPAECILLYHPSDIQIQKYFIENANLAEKRKISEYEKLKNIIDYCHSPRCLRENILKYFGELSTSDNCDNCANCKEQEIVDITIEAQKIFSCIIRMREQYGSKIIAAVLKGSQQKRVFELGFEKLSTYGIMNNLTMPQITEYINILAAEDFLTITNGQYPVVKMKSKALPVLRGQEKILIRRPKATETTVYENELFEALRNLRQEIAQQQGVPPYVIFADKTLWEMCEYLPLNVEAMLCINGVGQVKFERYGEKFLEIIKNYTEANLQGSIENSQNNDTSIESTNSKTKKKTKESKTPTHVLSWQMYQEGKSLSDISKVRELKITTIEEHIIKAVQNGYSVEWYDFITPETEAKVLEKVNTIGVEKLKPIKESLPDKISYFDIKIALLKNELKK